In a genomic window of Pedobacter sp. KBS0701:
- the fmt gene encoding methionyl-tRNA formyltransferase — protein MKIVFMGTPDFAVASLDALVQANFDVVAVVTAPDKPAGRGQKLNESAVKKYAIEKGIPVLQPEKLKNPEFIEELKSYQADLQVVVAFRMLPVVVWNMPAKGTINLHGSLLPQYRGAAPINHAIINGEKESGVTTFFLKEEIDTGDIIMSDSVAIADDETAGDLHDKLMYIGANLLVKTLKAIEAGEVNEQPQPQSGELKHAPKIFKDDCKIDWNNQVQTIYNLIRGLSPYPTAFTFLNDKTLKVFKAEIEDKEPGIVAGGFLTDGKSYLKFAAKDGFIKLLDIQYEGKKRMLIEDFLRGMRL, from the coding sequence ATGAAAATAGTTTTTATGGGTACGCCTGATTTTGCCGTAGCCTCTTTAGATGCCTTGGTACAAGCCAATTTCGATGTGGTTGCGGTGGTTACTGCGCCTGATAAACCGGCAGGTCGTGGCCAGAAGCTGAACGAAAGTGCGGTAAAAAAATATGCTATAGAAAAAGGAATTCCTGTTTTGCAGCCCGAAAAATTAAAAAACCCCGAATTTATTGAGGAATTAAAATCATATCAGGCCGATCTGCAGGTTGTGGTGGCATTCAGGATGTTACCGGTGGTAGTTTGGAACATGCCAGCCAAAGGAACCATCAACCTGCATGGCTCGTTATTACCACAATACCGTGGTGCAGCTCCCATCAACCATGCCATCATCAACGGAGAAAAAGAAAGTGGTGTAACAACTTTTTTCCTGAAGGAGGAAATTGATACCGGGGATATTATTATGAGCGATAGTGTAGCGATTGCAGATGATGAAACCGCAGGCGATTTGCACGATAAACTGATGTACATTGGTGCCAACCTGCTGGTAAAAACGCTTAAAGCAATTGAGGCTGGCGAGGTTAATGAACAACCGCAGCCACAAAGCGGTGAATTAAAGCATGCACCTAAAATTTTCAAAGACGATTGCAAAATCGACTGGAATAACCAAGTACAGACGATTTATAATTTAATTCGCGGCCTGAGCCCTTATCCTACTGCTTTTACTTTTTTAAATGATAAAACCCTGAAGGTATTTAAGGCCGAAATAGAAGATAAAGAACCGGGTATAGTTGCCGGTGGTTTTTTAACGGACGGCAAAAGCTATTTAAAATTTGCCGCTAAAGATGGTTTTATCAAACTTTTAGATATTCAGTACGAAGGCAAAAAACGAATGCTGATCGAAGATTTCTTAAGGGGAATGCGGTTGTAA